From Azospirillum baldaniorum, the proteins below share one genomic window:
- the glgX gene encoding glycogen debranching protein GlgX translates to MKKPPFAPKVFRQSRIREGLPYPLGATWDGLGVNFALFSANATKVELCLFDQDGRRELERIELPEYTDEVWHGYLPDARPGTVYGYRVHGPYEPKAGHRFNPNKLLLDPYAKHMVGPLRWSDAHFGYRVGSPRGDLSFDRRDSAPGMPKCVVIDPAFTWGHDRHPAIPWEKSIFYETHVRGYTMRHPAVPPQYRGTFAGFAQQEVVEYIRSLGVTAVELLPVHAFVDDRYLLEKGLRNYWGYNSISFFAPDPRYMATGAIHEFKEMVARLHDAGIEVILDVVYNHTAEGNEMGPTLSFKGIDNASYYRLAPDPRYYINDTGTGNTLNLVHARVLQMVTDSLRYWVTEMHVDGFRFDLATILARETYGFDHSGGFLDACRQDPVLSRVKLIAEPWDCGPGGYQVGGFPPGWAEWNDKFRDTVRSYWKGDEGKLPELATRMAASADVFNRRGRKPWASVNFVTAHDGFTLHDLVAYNDKHNDANGEDNRDGHSHNISWNHGAEGPTDDPEINALRFRQMRNLLATLLLSQGTPMILAGDEFARSQNGNNNAYCQDNEISWIDWEGVSDEGWALTDFVRHLIGLRQSHPLLRRGRFFTGAYNPDLEVKDLTWITPAGEEKTTEQWQDPMARCLGMLLDGRAQATGIKKVASDATLLLIINAYHDVVPFKLPEVAGGSRWLTLVDTTEPDRLEVATAQTGDEIPVNGRSLLLFELMPDRRSDIGLKAAARALRAASGPGEPVAAITPDSIASGASPAETVQQPGE, encoded by the coding sequence GTGAAGAAGCCGCCGTTCGCTCCTAAGGTTTTCCGCCAGTCCCGCATCCGGGAAGGTCTTCCCTACCCTCTCGGTGCCACATGGGATGGGCTGGGCGTCAACTTCGCGCTGTTTTCCGCCAACGCCACCAAGGTGGAGCTGTGCCTGTTCGACCAGGACGGACGCCGCGAGCTGGAACGGATCGAACTGCCCGAATACACCGACGAGGTGTGGCACGGCTATCTGCCGGACGCCCGGCCGGGCACGGTCTACGGCTACCGCGTGCACGGGCCGTACGAACCCAAGGCGGGCCATCGCTTCAACCCGAACAAGCTGCTGCTCGACCCCTACGCCAAGCATATGGTCGGGCCGCTTCGCTGGTCGGACGCGCATTTCGGCTACCGCGTCGGCTCGCCGCGCGGCGACCTGTCCTTCGACCGGCGCGACAGCGCCCCCGGCATGCCGAAATGCGTGGTGATCGACCCGGCCTTCACCTGGGGCCACGACCGCCACCCGGCGATCCCCTGGGAGAAGTCGATCTTCTACGAGACCCACGTGCGCGGCTACACCATGCGGCACCCGGCGGTGCCGCCGCAGTACCGCGGCACCTTCGCCGGCTTCGCCCAGCAGGAGGTGGTGGAGTACATCCGCTCGCTGGGCGTCACGGCGGTGGAGCTTCTGCCGGTCCATGCCTTCGTGGATGACCGCTACCTGCTGGAAAAGGGGCTGCGCAACTACTGGGGCTACAACAGCATCTCCTTCTTCGCGCCCGACCCGCGCTACATGGCGACCGGCGCGATCCACGAGTTCAAGGAGATGGTCGCCCGCCTGCACGACGCCGGGATCGAGGTGATCCTCGACGTCGTCTACAACCACACCGCCGAAGGCAACGAGATGGGGCCGACGCTGTCCTTCAAGGGCATCGACAACGCCTCCTACTACCGGCTGGCGCCGGATCCGCGCTACTACATCAACGACACCGGCACGGGCAACACGCTGAACCTCGTGCATGCGCGCGTCCTCCAGATGGTCACCGACAGCCTGCGCTACTGGGTGACCGAGATGCATGTGGACGGCTTCCGCTTCGACCTCGCCACCATCCTGGCGCGGGAGACCTACGGCTTCGACCACAGCGGCGGCTTCCTCGACGCCTGCCGCCAGGACCCGGTGCTGTCGCGCGTCAAGCTGATCGCCGAGCCGTGGGACTGCGGCCCCGGCGGCTATCAGGTCGGCGGCTTCCCGCCGGGCTGGGCGGAATGGAACGACAAGTTCCGCGACACCGTGCGCTCCTACTGGAAGGGCGACGAGGGCAAGCTGCCCGAGTTGGCGACCCGCATGGCCGCCTCGGCGGACGTGTTCAACCGGCGGGGCCGCAAGCCCTGGGCCAGCGTCAACTTCGTCACCGCCCATGACGGCTTCACGCTGCACGACCTCGTCGCCTACAACGACAAGCACAACGACGCGAACGGCGAGGACAACCGCGACGGCCATTCGCACAACATCTCCTGGAACCACGGGGCGGAGGGACCGACCGACGATCCGGAGATCAACGCCCTGCGCTTCCGCCAGATGCGCAACCTGCTGGCCACGCTGCTGCTGTCCCAGGGCACGCCGATGATCCTGGCCGGCGACGAGTTCGCCCGCAGCCAGAACGGCAACAACAACGCCTATTGCCAGGACAACGAGATCAGCTGGATCGACTGGGAGGGCGTCAGCGACGAGGGCTGGGCGCTGACCGATTTCGTCCGCCACCTGATCGGGCTGCGGCAGAGCCACCCGCTGCTGCGCCGCGGGCGCTTCTTCACCGGCGCCTACAACCCCGACCTGGAGGTGAAGGACCTCACCTGGATCACCCCCGCCGGCGAGGAGAAGACGACCGAGCAGTGGCAGGACCCCATGGCGCGCTGCCTGGGCATGCTGCTCGACGGGCGGGCGCAGGCCACCGGCATCAAGAAGGTGGCGTCGGACGCCACGCTGCTGCTCATCATCAACGCCTACCACGACGTGGTGCCCTTCAAGCTGCCGGAGGTCGCGGGCGGCAGCCGCTGGCTGACGCTGGTGGACACCACGGAGCCCGACCGGCTGGAGGTCGCCACCGCCCAGACCGGCGACGAGATCCCGGTCAACGGGCGTTCCCTGCTGCTGTTCGAGCTGATGCCCGACCGCCGCTCCGACATCGGGCTGAAGGCCGCCGCACGGGCTTTGCGCGCCGCCTCCGGGCCGGGCGAGCCGGTGGCGGCGATCACGCCGGACAGCATCGCGTCGGGCGCCAGCCCGGCCGAGACGGTGCAGCAGCCGGGCGAGTGA
- a CDS encoding helix-turn-helix domain-containing protein, translating into MQHHDLLSRTVSTDRDITLEALRVFTYLSRRLHFDRPVPVLQSELADALGMQRPNVNRAIKLLETKQILLRDSKLGRAITFRLNPELEGGRA; encoded by the coding sequence ATGCAGCATCATGACCTCCTCTCCAGGACCGTTTCGACCGATCGGGACATCACCCTGGAGGCGCTTCGTGTGTTCACCTACCTGAGCCGGCGGCTCCATTTCGACCGTCCCGTGCCGGTGCTTCAGTCCGAACTGGCTGATGCGCTCGGCATGCAGCGGCCCAACGTCAACCGGGCCATCAAGCTGCTGGAAACCAAGCAGATTCTTCTGCGGGATTCCAAACTGGGACGTGCGATCACGTTCCGGTTGAACCCGGAACTGGAGGGCGGCCGGGCCTGA
- a CDS encoding GumC family protein: MENLPQVNHGGHHGGPPAPVPAWPAAPGPSRRSEFESQTPSMGPDFRFILRVLGSHKWLIAAIVVVLTGLSALGVSTLKDQYTSEALLLVDNRQVRVVREVEQVVGAIPTEDAAILSEIEILKSPQVLNQVVNDLQLAQHPEFNPPAQEDETLPLVERAVAYGRDLAGRFWEGSPPAPVAWLLSHGDEVAQDIRAREAHAALGNDQIIARIHRKLDVAIVGRSRVIQVRFTSKEPQLSRDVVDGIVRRYMETRQQMDRDLSTSAISWLQDRIVLLRKEVAEADAKVEEARVKGGLLKGGTGLMAQNELEQTRLRLSEASAIRARSVAQADTLERNLKAGNWNAIGGSIASPVVAQLRATVAAISTEMAQLSRQYGPKHPRIVELQGRLNEANSSLQQEIRREINGVREAAQVAVEQETALRSMITRMEGSYATMQEQAIPLRTLESEATAKRQLLDSLLGRLEEVEAQKDSRAFPAAVKLVSAPQVPHEPSGPFRVLLLLAGFVAALALAIFSVFGLELLQRRIHTPDAVRRILGVGTVHIVPHHSDRGAKGRLYKIFQRHPFSLFSESLRALFRNHLSDLGPVGALAVTSARPQDGKTSLTLAVAQVASQAGRRVVVVDTDFRRSRMEGLFDLSTKKGLSDWIAGDATLDEIVHTSDDVPFAMVPAGKLNPMTLDRFNVDSLVQLMAGLSPSFDLVVFDTAPALAVSDARIVCGAASKVLFVTRWGHTTASDLDAVADLGPIDHSKFVCVMTDVNLKKAASKGYQGPYNSYVATRKYYGDQTLRAAP; encoded by the coding sequence GTGGAAAACCTGCCCCAAGTCAATCATGGCGGCCATCACGGCGGTCCGCCGGCTCCGGTTCCGGCATGGCCCGCCGCCCCCGGCCCGTCCCGGCGCAGCGAGTTCGAATCCCAGACCCCGTCCATGGGTCCCGACTTCCGCTTCATCCTGCGCGTGCTGGGCAGCCACAAGTGGCTGATCGCGGCCATCGTGGTGGTGCTGACCGGCCTGTCGGCTCTGGGCGTCTCCACGCTCAAGGACCAGTACACCTCCGAAGCCCTTCTGCTGGTCGACAACCGGCAGGTCCGCGTCGTCCGCGAGGTCGAGCAGGTGGTGGGCGCGATCCCCACCGAGGACGCGGCGATCCTGAGCGAGATCGAGATCCTGAAGTCGCCGCAGGTGCTGAACCAGGTGGTGAACGATCTCCAGCTCGCCCAGCATCCGGAATTCAACCCGCCGGCGCAGGAGGACGAGACGCTCCCGCTCGTCGAGCGCGCGGTGGCCTACGGCCGCGACCTCGCCGGGCGCTTCTGGGAGGGCTCCCCGCCGGCCCCGGTCGCCTGGCTGCTGAGCCACGGCGACGAGGTGGCGCAGGACATCCGGGCGCGCGAGGCGCACGCGGCGCTGGGCAACGACCAGATCATCGCGCGCATCCACCGCAAGCTGGACGTCGCCATCGTCGGCCGGTCGCGCGTGATCCAGGTGCGCTTCACCTCCAAGGAGCCGCAGCTGAGCCGCGACGTGGTGGACGGCATCGTCCGCCGCTACATGGAAACCCGTCAGCAGATGGACCGCGACCTGTCGACCAGCGCGATCTCCTGGCTGCAGGACCGCATCGTCCTGCTGCGCAAGGAGGTGGCCGAGGCCGACGCCAAGGTCGAGGAAGCGCGCGTCAAGGGCGGCCTGCTGAAGGGCGGCACCGGCCTGATGGCCCAGAACGAGCTTGAGCAGACCCGCCTGCGCCTCAGCGAGGCGTCGGCCATCCGCGCCCGCTCGGTCGCCCAGGCCGACACGCTGGAGCGCAACCTGAAGGCCGGCAACTGGAACGCCATCGGCGGCAGCATCGCCTCCCCGGTCGTCGCCCAGCTCCGCGCCACGGTCGCCGCCATCTCCACGGAAATGGCCCAGCTCTCCCGCCAGTACGGTCCGAAGCACCCGCGCATCGTCGAGCTGCAGGGCCGCCTGAACGAAGCCAACTCTTCGCTTCAGCAGGAAATCCGCCGCGAGATCAACGGCGTCCGCGAAGCCGCCCAGGTCGCGGTCGAGCAGGAGACCGCGCTCCGCTCCATGATCACCCGCATGGAGGGCAGCTACGCCACCATGCAGGAGCAGGCCATCCCGCTGCGCACCCTGGAATCCGAGGCGACCGCCAAGCGCCAGCTTCTCGACAGCCTGCTGGGCCGTCTGGAAGAGGTCGAGGCCCAGAAGGACAGCCGCGCCTTCCCGGCCGCCGTCAAGCTGGTCTCCGCGCCGCAGGTGCCGCACGAGCCGTCGGGTCCCTTCCGCGTCCTGCTGCTGCTGGCCGGCTTCGTCGCCGCCCTCGCGCTCGCCATCTTCAGCGTCTTCGGTCTGGAGCTTCTCCAGCGCCGCATCCACACCCCGGACGCCGTGCGCCGCATCCTGGGCGTCGGCACCGTCCACATCGTGCCGCACCACAGCGACCGCGGGGCCAAGGGCCGGCTCTACAAGATCTTCCAGCGCCACCCCTTCTCGCTGTTCAGCGAATCCCTGCGCGCCCTGTTCCGCAACCATCTGTCGGATCTCGGCCCGGTCGGCGCGCTGGCGGTGACCTCGGCCCGCCCGCAGGACGGCAAGACCTCGCTGACGCTCGCCGTCGCCCAGGTCGCCAGCCAGGCCGGCCGCCGGGTGGTGGTGGTGGACACCGACTTCCGCCGCTCCCGCATGGAAGGGCTGTTCGACCTGTCCACCAAGAAGGGGCTGTCGGACTGGATCGCCGGTGACGCCACGCTGGACGAGATCGTCCACACCTCCGACGACGTGCCCTTCGCCATGGTTCCGGCGGGCAAGCTGAACCCGATGACGCTGGACCGCTTCAACGTCGACAGCCTGGTGCAGCTGATGGCCGGCCTGTCGCCCAGCTTCGATCTGGTGGTGTTCGACACCGCCCCGGCGCTGGCCGTGTCGGATGCCCGCATCGTCTGCGGCGCCGCCTCCAAGGTGCTCTTCGTCACCCGCTGGGGCCACACCACGGCGAGCGACCTGGACGCGGTGGCCGACCTGGGTCCGATCGACCATAGCAAGTTCGTCTGCGTGATGACCGACGTGAACCTGAAGAAGGCGGCCAGCAAGGGCTACCAGGGTCCGTACAACAGCTACGTCGCCACGCGGAAATACTACGGCGACCAGACCCTGCGCGCCGCGCCGTAA
- a CDS encoding helicase-related protein, which yields MSNDETTPRQPGTADEFDRRDALRAIAAVVRGDGIEVDADSTPARWSVAVVHEVVVPGTDRKLKLRFRVALGPLPDIEAELWGLMTAEEGFGRPQAKTLGKRVKAACLSSAAIEKARGRVDGWFASMAQRANGFGEAWRPKGFADELGRVIGFGGRIPRLQTLLDALEEAFSTAAARAGLKVRRERLENASGLGVYLDSFATARAMVRKLRLFVGPTNSGKTHAAMDRLAEAPSGCYLAPLRLLALEGQEALETRGRACSLVTGEERDVRPGASFTSSTIEMVNTSKVWGACVIDEIQMIGDPDRGWAWTQAVAGVAAPEILMTGSADAIPYVQRLATALGEELEVVEFTRKSPLRVQEERVPLENVRRGDAVIAFSRKDVMGLRRELLARDHTVAVIYGALSPEVRRAEARRFRDGTADVLVATDAIGMGLNLPVARVVLSTTRKYDGREERDLNSSEIRQIGGRAGRFGMHEEGRVAVLEGENINPVRRALTTPPVPPEDPRTWISPNLTHVEAIARELDTDSLAKVLRTAGQELLRANQTFRMTDLEQRIQAATAVDRAKLPLAERDMLARCPIDVRDQNNLRLLALWATNQGKGVRNSAPDAAERFHHRVGTDVELEKAERAVKELTAYAWLAYRFPDAYPDMDLCQERRAMLNAFIERTLAERSLARACPVCGTRLKANHRFRVCDSCYAGRVEERQGERRGRRPDGARGPQPPAKSGAEGGHPQFHHPLPGRKGGKGGAGHRGRRPAGG from the coding sequence ATGAGCAACGACGAAACCACCCCCCGCCAACCCGGCACGGCCGACGAATTCGACCGCCGCGACGCGCTGCGCGCCATCGCCGCGGTGGTGCGCGGCGACGGGATCGAGGTGGACGCCGACAGCACCCCGGCCCGCTGGTCGGTCGCCGTCGTGCATGAGGTGGTCGTTCCCGGAACCGACCGGAAGCTGAAGCTGCGGTTCCGCGTGGCGCTCGGCCCCTTGCCCGACATCGAGGCGGAGCTGTGGGGCCTGATGACGGCGGAGGAGGGCTTCGGCCGTCCCCAGGCGAAGACGCTGGGCAAGCGGGTCAAGGCGGCCTGCCTGTCCTCCGCCGCCATCGAGAAGGCGCGCGGGCGGGTGGACGGCTGGTTCGCCTCGATGGCGCAGCGCGCCAACGGCTTCGGCGAGGCGTGGCGGCCCAAGGGCTTCGCCGACGAGCTGGGCCGGGTGATCGGCTTCGGCGGCCGCATCCCGCGCCTGCAGACCCTGCTGGACGCGCTGGAGGAGGCCTTCTCCACCGCCGCCGCCCGCGCCGGTCTGAAGGTCCGGCGGGAGCGGCTGGAGAACGCCTCCGGCCTCGGCGTCTATCTCGACAGCTTCGCCACGGCCCGCGCCATGGTGCGCAAGCTGCGGCTGTTCGTCGGCCCGACCAACTCCGGCAAGACCCACGCCGCCATGGACCGGCTGGCCGAGGCGCCGAGCGGCTGCTACCTCGCCCCGCTGCGCCTGCTGGCGCTGGAGGGGCAGGAGGCGCTGGAGACGCGCGGGCGGGCGTGCAGTCTGGTGACCGGCGAGGAGCGCGACGTGCGGCCCGGCGCCTCCTTCACCTCCTCGACCATCGAGATGGTCAACACGTCCAAGGTCTGGGGTGCCTGCGTCATCGACGAGATCCAGATGATCGGCGACCCCGACCGCGGCTGGGCCTGGACCCAGGCGGTGGCCGGCGTGGCCGCTCCGGAAATCCTGATGACCGGCTCCGCCGACGCCATCCCCTACGTGCAGCGCCTCGCCACCGCGCTGGGGGAGGAGCTGGAAGTTGTCGAGTTCACCCGCAAGTCGCCGCTGCGCGTGCAGGAGGAGCGGGTGCCGCTGGAGAATGTCCGCCGCGGCGACGCGGTGATCGCCTTCTCGCGCAAGGACGTGATGGGGCTGCGGCGCGAGTTGCTGGCCCGCGACCACACGGTGGCGGTCATCTACGGCGCCCTGTCGCCGGAGGTGCGGCGGGCCGAGGCGCGGCGCTTCCGCGACGGCACGGCGGACGTGCTGGTGGCGACCGACGCCATCGGCATGGGGCTGAACCTTCCGGTTGCCCGCGTCGTCCTGTCGACCACCCGCAAGTATGACGGGCGGGAGGAGCGCGACCTGAACTCCTCCGAAATCCGCCAGATCGGCGGGCGGGCGGGGCGCTTCGGCATGCACGAGGAAGGCCGCGTCGCGGTTCTGGAGGGGGAGAACATCAACCCGGTGCGCCGGGCGCTGACCACTCCACCGGTCCCGCCCGAGGACCCGCGCACCTGGATCAGCCCCAACCTGACCCATGTCGAGGCCATCGCGCGGGAGCTGGACACCGACAGCCTCGCCAAGGTGCTGCGCACGGCGGGGCAGGAGCTGCTGCGCGCCAACCAGACCTTCCGCATGACCGACCTGGAGCAGCGCATCCAGGCCGCCACGGCGGTGGACCGGGCGAAGCTGCCGCTGGCGGAGCGCGACATGCTGGCGCGCTGCCCCATCGACGTGCGCGACCAGAACAACCTGCGCCTGCTGGCGCTGTGGGCGACGAACCAGGGCAAGGGAGTGCGCAACTCCGCCCCCGACGCCGCCGAGCGCTTCCACCACCGCGTCGGCACCGACGTGGAGCTGGAGAAGGCCGAGCGCGCGGTGAAGGAGCTGACCGCCTACGCGTGGCTGGCCTACCGCTTCCCCGACGCCTATCCGGACATGGACCTGTGCCAGGAGCGCCGGGCCATGCTGAACGCCTTCATCGAGCGCACGTTGGCCGAACGCTCGCTGGCCCGCGCCTGCCCGGTCTGCGGCACGCGGCTGAAGGCAAACCACCGCTTCCGGGTCTGCGACAGCTGCTACGCCGGTCGGGTGGAGGAGCGCCAAGGCGAACGGCGCGGGCGCCGTCCGGACGGAGCGCGCGGCCCGCAGCCGCCGGCGAAGAGCGGTGCGGAGGGTGGCCACCCGCAGTTCCACCACCCGCTGCCGGGACGCAAGGGCGGCAAGGGCGGGGCCGGGCACCGGGGACGCCGTCCCGCCGGCGGGTGA
- a CDS encoding Nif11-like leader peptide family natural product precursor: MCHGDYIRFLVATEADPALRAALRRASRGLLTLGDLVDFAAGHGFRFTEADIPLAVAQPVACGTD; the protein is encoded by the coding sequence ATGTGTCATGGCGACTACATCCGATTCCTGGTTGCGACCGAGGCCGACCCGGCCCTGCGTGCGGCGCTGCGGCGGGCGTCGCGCGGCCTGTTGACTCTGGGCGATCTGGTCGATTTCGCCGCCGGTCACGGCTTTCGCTTCACCGAGGCGGACATTCCCCTGGCCGTGGCCCAACCCGTCGCCTGCGGAACCGACTGA
- a CDS encoding WecB/TagA/CpsF family glycosyltransferase — translation MSAVERPTILSFLNAHGVNLCAGSSAAWSAFRASDVLLRDGVALETALPWLDQPVGLNMNGTDFIPLLLRQLSPRRVAVYGTAAPWLDEGIERLKERTPHDYVDAQHGFHSVEHYIARARELQPDVIILAMGMPRQEEVAVQLKRALDHKVLIVNGGAIIDFLAGRFTRAPAAVQRIGLEWAFRLVQEPRRLFRRYCVGAFGFAHTVMLMRRAAMRSSSAPAPAPMHKEL, via the coding sequence TTGTCAGCCGTCGAGCGACCGACCATCCTGTCGTTCCTCAACGCTCACGGCGTGAACCTCTGCGCGGGGTCCTCCGCCGCGTGGTCGGCCTTCCGCGCCTCCGACGTCCTGTTGCGGGACGGGGTGGCGCTGGAGACGGCCCTGCCATGGCTCGACCAGCCGGTCGGGCTGAACATGAACGGGACCGACTTCATCCCGCTCCTCCTCCGCCAGCTGTCGCCCCGTCGGGTCGCCGTCTACGGCACCGCGGCGCCCTGGCTGGACGAGGGGATCGAGCGGCTGAAGGAGCGGACCCCGCACGACTACGTCGATGCCCAGCACGGGTTCCATTCCGTGGAGCATTACATCGCCCGTGCGCGGGAGCTTCAACCCGATGTCATCATCCTGGCCATGGGCATGCCCCGCCAGGAGGAGGTCGCGGTGCAGCTCAAGCGCGCGCTGGATCATAAGGTGCTGATCGTCAACGGCGGCGCCATCATCGATTTCCTCGCCGGGCGCTTCACCCGGGCCCCCGCCGCCGTCCAGCGCATCGGGCTGGAATGGGCGTTCCGGCTGGTCCAGGAGCCCCGCCGCCTGTTTCGCCGCTATTGCGTCGGCGCTTTCGGCTTCGCCCACACCGTCATGCTTATGCGCCGTGCCGCCATGCGTTCGTCCAGCGCCCCAGCACCAGCGCCCATGCATAAGGAGCTTTGA
- the gpmA gene encoding 2,3-diphosphoglycerate-dependent phosphoglycerate mutase — protein MHRLVLLRHGQSVWNRSDLFTGWTDVDLTQQGIDETRHAAGLLKQAGFDFDVAFTSVLKRAIRTLDIVLEEMDRMWLPVHKHWRLNERHYGALQGLNKTETAARHGADQVFLWRRSWDVPPPPVEPEDPCSAVSDRRYAGIGRANLPRGESLKDTTDRVIPFWEEGICPALRLGARVLVSAHGNSLRGLVKHLDKVPDQDIPLFEIPTSRPLVYELGADLVPLRRYFLTEGGGTEEITWTRRDDTGLSGVVAA, from the coding sequence ATGCACCGGCTCGTGCTGCTGCGGCACGGTCAGAGCGTCTGGAACCGCTCGGATCTGTTCACCGGCTGGACCGACGTCGATCTGACCCAGCAGGGGATTGACGAAACCCGCCACGCCGCCGGACTGCTGAAGCAGGCCGGATTCGATTTCGACGTGGCCTTCACCTCCGTCCTGAAGCGGGCGATCAGGACACTCGACATCGTGCTGGAGGAGATGGACCGGATGTGGCTGCCGGTGCACAAGCACTGGCGCCTGAACGAGCGCCATTACGGCGCGCTCCAGGGGCTGAACAAGACGGAGACGGCGGCCCGCCACGGCGCCGATCAGGTCTTCCTGTGGCGGCGGAGCTGGGACGTCCCGCCCCCGCCGGTCGAACCCGAGGATCCGTGCTCCGCGGTGTCGGACCGGCGCTACGCCGGGATCGGCCGCGCGAACCTGCCGCGCGGCGAAAGCCTGAAGGACACCACGGACCGGGTGATCCCCTTCTGGGAGGAGGGCATCTGCCCGGCCCTGCGGCTGGGCGCGCGGGTGCTGGTGTCGGCCCACGGCAACAGCCTGCGCGGCCTCGTGAAGCATCTCGACAAGGTGCCCGACCAGGACATCCCGCTGTTCGAGATCCCGACCAGCCGCCCGCTGGTCTACGAGCTGGGCGCCGATCTGGTCCCGCTGCGCCGCTACTTCCTGACCGAGGGCGGCGGAACCGAGGAGATCACCTGGACCCGCCGGGACGACACCGGCCTGAGCGGAGTCGTGGCAGCGTAA